Proteins from a genomic interval of Indicator indicator isolate 239-I01 chromosome 1, UM_Iind_1.1, whole genome shotgun sequence:
- the EIF5B gene encoding eukaryotic translation initiation factor 5B, giving the protein MGKKQKNKSEDSAKDDIDIDALAAEIEGAGAAKEQEPQKSKGKKKKEKKKQDFDEDDILKELEELSIEAQGGKIDREPTTGKVENDNEDSLSKQDKKRKGKSKKGNLENDYDSEEVEDKDKKSKKNQKAKQDTLSGSDDDDQETQLKKNKGKTQKAVSSGESGDESDEVSQSRKGQKKNQKPKSTPAAESGDDEEEPSFKVKTVAQKKAEKKERERKKREEEKAKLRKQKEKEELEGGKEPAKPKEALKKAEEKASPEVTATAVPAEKGQTPAGAEADDNEGDKKKKEKKKKKGEKEEKEKEKKKGPSKATVKAMQEALAKMKEEEERAKREEEERIRRLEELEAKRKEEERLEQERKERKKQKEKERKERLKKEGKLLTKAQREARARAEATLKLLQAQGVEVPSKDSVPKKRPIYEDKKKKKQQQPESKEGPPICFLAISESVDVTSPSEDAAELEAPVKEETPLPVEPEEKEEEEETEDGGLDDWEAMVSDEDGEKESKAVHIEVKEQNEVDEEEEEEDDEEEEEEESEESEDSEGSEDEDEKTSDERETDSQAIGKQSMEKKASKEISSDSEYDSDDDRTKEERAYDKAKRRIEKRRAENSKNMNTEKLRAPVICVLGHVDTGKTKILDKLRHTHVQDSEAGGITQQIGATNVPLEAINEQTKMVKNFDRENIKIPGMLIIDTPGHESFSNLRNRGSSLCDIAILVVDIMHGLEPQTIESINLLKSKKCPFIVALNKIDRLYDWKKSPDTDVAVTLKKQKKNTKDEFEERAKAIIVEFAKQGLNAALFYENKDPRTFVSLVPTSAHTGDGMGSLIALLVELTQTMLTKRLAECQELRAQVMEVKALPGMGTTIDVILINGRLKEGDTIIVPGVEGPIVTQIRGLLLPPPMKELRVKNQYEKHKEVVAAQGVKILGKDLEKTLAGLPLLVAYKEDEVPVLKDELIHELKQTLNAIKLEEKGVYVQASTLGSLEALLEFLKTSEVPYSGINIGPVHKKDVMKASVMLEHDPQYAVILAFDVRIERDAQEMADSLGVRIFSAEIIYHLFDAFTKYRQDYKKQKQEEFKHIAVFPCKMKILPQFIFNSRDPIVMGVVVEAGQVKQGTPMCVPSKNFVDIGIVTSIEINHKPVEVAKKGQEVCVKIEPIPGESPKMYGRHFEATDILVSKISRQSIDALKDWFRDEMQKSDWQLIVELKKVFEII; this is encoded by the exons TGCAAAAGATGATATTGATATTGATGCCCTTGCTGCTGAGATAGAAGGTGCAGGTGCTGCAAAGGAGCAAGAGCCTCAGAAAtccaaaggcaaaaagaaaaaagagaagaagaaacaggatTTTGA TGAAGATGATatcctgaaggagctggaagaaTTGTCAATAGAAGCACAAGGAGGGAAAATTGACAGGGAACCTACTACAGGAAAG GTTGAAAATGACAATGAAGATAGCTTATCAAAACAagataaaaaaaggaaaggaaagagtaaAAAAGGCAACCTGGAAAATGACTATGACAGTGAGGAAGTGGAAGATAAAGataaaaaatctaaaaaaaatcaaaaagcaaaacaagataCACTTTCTGgcagtgatgatgatgatcaggAGACACAgcttaagaaaaacaaagggaaaactCAGAAAGCGGTGTCTTCAGGTGAGAGTGGTGATGAATCAGATGAGGTCTCCCAATCtagaaaaggacaaaagaagaACCAAAAACCAAAGTCCACTCCTGCTGCTGAAAGTGGGGATGATGAAGAAGAACCTTCATTCAAAGTAAAAACAGTGGCTCAgaagaaggcagaaaagaaagaacGTGAAAGGAAAAAAcgtgaggaagaaaaagcaaaactgaggaagcaaaaagagaaggaagaattagaAGGTGGTAAAGAACCTGCAAAGCCAAAGGAAGCTCTaaaaaaagctgaagagaaggcttctcCTGAAGTCACAGCCACTGCTGTCCCTGCGGAAAAGGGGCAGactcctgcaggagcagagg CTGATGACAATGAGGGggacaaaaagaagaaagaaaagaaaaaaaagaaaggtgagaaagaagaaaaagagaaagagaagaaaaagggtcCTAGTAAAGCCACGGTTAAAGCTATGCAAGAAGCGTTGGCTAAaatgaaagaggaggaggagagggcaaaaagagaagaggaagaacgtATAAGACGACTGGAGGAACTAGAAGCAAAGCGCAAAGAAGAG GAACGATTAGagcaagagaggaaagaaagaaagaaacagaaggaaaaggagaggaaggagcgtttgaaaaaggagggaaagctTTTAACAAAAGCTCAACGAGAAgccagagccagggcagaggctaCTCTTAAACTACTCCAAGCTCAGG gTGTCGAAGTGCCATCCAAAGACTCTGTGCCAAAGAAGAGGCCAATATatgaagacaaaaagaaaaagaagcagcagcagccagaaagcAAAGAAGGT CCACCAATCTGCTTTCTTGCAATTTCAGAAAGCGTGGATGTGACTTCTCCATCTGAGGATgctgcagaactggaagcaCCAGTGAAAGAAGAGACTCCTCTTCCGGTAGAGCCAG aagaaaaggaggaagaagaagaaacagaagatggTGGTTTGGATGACTGGGAAGCTATGGTTAGTGACGAAGATGGAGAGAAAG aaagcaaagctgtcCACATTGAAGTCAAAGAACAAAATGAAGtggatgaggaagaggaggaggaagatgatgaggaggaagaggaagaagagagtgaAGAATCTGAAGACAGTGAAGGGAGTGAAGATGAGGATGAAAAGACTTCAGATGAAAGAGAGACAGACTCCCAAGCTATTGGAAAACAatctatggaaaaaaaagccagcaagGAAATTAGCTCTGATTCTGAGTATGACTCTGATGATGACCGCACTAAGGAAGAGCGTGCTTATGACAAAGCCAAACGGAGAATTGAG AAGCGCCGAGctgaaaacagcaaaaataTGAACACTGAAAAGCTCAGAGCACCAGTTATCTGTGTCCTGGGGCATGTAGACACAGGCAAGACCAAAATTTTAGATAAG CTCCGTCATACTCATGTACAGGACAGTGAAGCTGGTGGTATCACTCAGCAGATTGGTGCAACTAACGTTCCACTTGAAGCTATTAATGAGCAAACTAAGATGGTGAAAAAC TTTGACAGAGAGAACATAAAAATTCCAGGCATGCTGATCATCGACACTCCAGGACATGAGTCTTTCAG CAATCTAAGAAATAGGGGAAGCTCACTTTGTGATATTGCTATACTTGTAGTTGACATCATGCATGGTTTGGAGCCACAGACAATTGAATCAATAAATCTGCTGAAATCAAAGAAATGCCCCTTTATAGTAGCTCTCAACAAG ATTGATAGGTTGTATGACTGGAAAAAAAGTCCAGATACAGATGTAGCTGTCAccttgaaaaagcagaaaaagaatacGAAGGATGAATTTGAAGAGCGTGCAAAAGCTATCATAGTGGAATTTGCGAAACAG GGTTTGAACGCTGCCTTGTTTTATGAGAATAAGGATCCCCGcacttttgtttctcttgtACCTACCTCTGCTCACACAGGGGATGGCATGGGAAGTCTAATAGCTCTTCTTGTTGAACTAACACAAACTATGCTGACCAAGAGACTGGCTGAGTGTCAGGAGCTGAGAGCTCAAGTCATGGAG GTTAAAGCGCTGCCGGGCATGGGTACTACCATAGATGTCATTTTGATTAATGGACGCTTGAAAGAAGGAGACACCATTATTGTTCCTGGGGTAGAAGGTCCTATAGTAACTCAAATTAGAGGTCTTCTGCTACCTCCTCCTATGAAGGAGCTACGAGTTAAG AACCAGTATGAGAAGCATAAAGAAGTTGTCGCTGCTCAAGGCGTGAAGATTCTTGGGAAAGATTTGGAAAAAACACTGGCTGGTTTGCCGTTGCTTGTAGCTTACAAAGAGGATGAAGTCCCAGTCCTCAAG gaTGAACTAATACATGAACTGAAGCAAACGTTGAATGCAATCAAACTAGAAGAAAAAGGTGTTTATGTCCAGGCTTCTACTTTAGGGTCTTTAGAAGCATTACTTGAATTTCTCAAAACGTCAGAAGTGCCA TATTCAGGAATTAATATAGGTCCTGTCCATAAAAAGGATGTTATGAAGGCATCAGTTATGTTGGAGCATGACCCACA GTATGCAGTTATTCTAGCATTTGATGTGAGGATTGAACGTGATGCACAGGAAATGGCCGATAGTTTAGGAGTTCGAATTTTTAGTGCTGAAATAATTTATCACTTATTTGATGCCTTCACAAAATATAGACAAGACtacaaaaaacagaaacaagaggAATTCAA GCACATAGCAGTATTTCCTTGCAAGATGAAAATACTCCCTCAGTTCATTTTCAACTCTCGTGACCCAATAGTGATGGGAGTTGTTGTGGAGGCCGGCCAGGTGAAGCAGGGCACTCCCATGTGTGTACCTAGCAAAAAT TTTGT